A region of Malaciobacter marinus DNA encodes the following proteins:
- a CDS encoding cytochrome c3 family protein, with protein sequence MKKIIIIATIAVFAFLGVIVSANSTDSNIAVKTKIDNGEYSKKNYPIKVHHGKLRFECADCHGDGAKESYTELTTKDCLECHKDYKTLAERTEYLGYDDNIHASPHYPKMDCNLCHSSHKESQNYCVMCHSQNSMKKLLVP encoded by the coding sequence ATGAAAAAGATTATTATTATAGCAACAATTGCAGTATTTGCTTTTTTGGGAGTTATTGTTTCTGCAAACAGCACTGATTCTAATATTGCAGTAAAAACAAAAATAGATAATGGTGAGTATTCTAAAAAGAATTATCCAATAAAAGTTCATCATGGAAAATTAAGATTTGAGTGTGCAGATTGCCATGGTGATGGAGCAAAAGAATCTTATACAGAATTAACAACAAAAGATTGTTTAGAATGTCATAAAGATTATAAGACATTAGCAGAGAGAACTGAGTATTTAGGATATGATGATAATATTCATGCATCACCACACTATCCAAAAATGGATTGTAACTTATGCCACTCATCACATAAAGAATCACAAAATTATTGTGTAATGTGTCACTCTCAAAATTCTATGAAAAAATTATTAGTGCCATAA
- a CDS encoding flavocytochrome c: MKISRRNFVKNSTILSGIAMMGMKTNLFANEEDIQWDEEWDVIVAGSGFAGSAALCQAIDLGAKTLMIDKMPVLGGNSAINGGAFSIVGSPQQEKRGIKDSHELYVKDIFKAGLGLNQRELVEVIAKNGYEAYKFTTKRGVFYRDNLGHFGGHSVPRTIWPAINSGGKITLPLQAYGKKNGATIRTRVILDDLIFDKSGKKVIGIKVRENYKFSFDPMSNEEDNKSGITKYYKINGGIVMATGGFAYDVNFRQKLDPKLTPDLDCTNHYGATGYALRMMMRNNVKTRDLGWVQLGPWGSPDEKGFGISPVFAIPAFAYGVMVDARTGKRFVNELADRKVRADAILNIHENPDGSLTHPIVFCDSVGATGTRKENVYRGIHKKVIRKFDTLKELANFYKIPYEGLKKTVDDYNKYVKNGKDEEMDKPFFKLRGKTPDISKPPYYAFRAIPKVHHTMGGVVIDTEARVYGKDDKVIEGLFAAGEAVGGPHGASRLGSCAVPDCLVFGRIAAKSAVKLLKQRV, encoded by the coding sequence TTGAAAATTAGTAGAAGAAATTTTGTCAAAAACAGTACTATTTTAAGTGGTATTGCTATGATGGGAATGAAAACAAATTTATTCGCTAATGAAGAAGATATTCAGTGGGATGAAGAATGGGACGTTATTGTTGCCGGTTCTGGTTTTGCTGGATCAGCTGCTTTATGCCAAGCAATAGATTTAGGTGCAAAAACATTAATGATTGATAAAATGCCAGTACTTGGAGGAAACTCAGCAATTAATGGTGGAGCTTTTTCAATTGTAGGATCACCTCAACAAGAAAAAAGAGGAATTAAAGATTCACATGAATTATATGTAAAAGACATCTTTAAAGCAGGACTTGGATTAAACCAAAGAGAATTAGTTGAAGTTATTGCTAAAAATGGTTATGAAGCATATAAATTTACTACAAAAAGAGGAGTGTTTTATAGAGATAATCTAGGACACTTTGGTGGACACTCAGTTCCAAGAACTATTTGGCCAGCAATAAACTCAGGTGGTAAAATTACATTACCTTTACAAGCTTATGGGAAAAAGAATGGTGCAACTATTAGAACAAGAGTTATTTTAGATGACTTAATCTTTGATAAAAGTGGTAAAAAAGTTATTGGTATTAAAGTAAGAGAAAACTATAAATTTAGTTTTGATCCTATGTCTAATGAAGAAGATAACAAATCAGGTATAACAAAATATTATAAAATCAATGGTGGTATTGTTATGGCAACTGGTGGGTTTGCATATGATGTAAACTTTAGACAAAAACTTGATCCTAAACTTACTCCTGATTTAGACTGTACAAATCATTATGGTGCAACTGGTTATGCCCTTAGAATGATGATGAGAAACAATGTTAAAACTAGAGATTTAGGTTGGGTACAACTTGGACCTTGGGGGTCACCTGATGAAAAAGGATTTGGTATTTCTCCTGTGTTTGCTATCCCTGCGTTTGCTTATGGAGTTATGGTTGATGCACGAACTGGTAAAAGATTTGTAAATGAATTAGCAGATAGAAAAGTAAGAGCTGATGCTATTTTAAATATCCATGAAAATCCAGATGGTTCATTAACTCATCCAATTGTATTTTGTGATAGCGTTGGAGCAACAGGAACAAGAAAAGAGAATGTTTACAGAGGTATTCATAAAAAAGTTATTAGAAAATTTGATACATTAAAAGAGTTAGCAAACTTTTATAAAATTCCATATGAGGGATTAAAGAAAACTGTTGATGATTATAATAAATATGTAAAAAATGGAAAAGATGAAGAGATGGATAAACCTTTCTTTAAACTAAGAGGGAAAACTCCAGATATTTCTAAACCTCCATACTATGCATTTAGAGCAATTCCAAAAGTTCACCATACAATGGGTGGAGTTGTAATTGATACAGAAGCTAGAGTATATGGAAAAGATGACAAAGTAATTGAAGGATTATTTGCAGCAGGTGAAGCTGTTGGTGGACCACATGGTGCAAGTAGATTAGGAAGTTGTGCAGTTCCAGACTGTTTAGTATTTGGACGAATTGCTGCAAAAAGTGCTGTTAAGTTATTAAAGCAAAGAGTATAG
- a CDS encoding cytochrome c3 family protein, translated as MNFDFLKSKKVLLTVAGASIVLGLIFTFGGHAAIKATSDDKFCVSCHSWMDPMGESYSHDTHGGNNPHGIKTKCVSCHLPHDSLANYLFKKGVNGIVEVTSVIINDPKEMDWQAHREKRESYVFDSGCLSCHSNIEKTQSQSQAASRMHTLYTKYKDADKDPLKCASCHKNVGHKKLSKILYDRTHEPVGEWEDDIK; from the coding sequence ATGAATTTTGATTTTCTAAAAAGTAAAAAAGTTTTATTAACAGTAGCAGGTGCCAGTATTGTACTTGGCTTAATATTTACATTTGGTGGCCATGCTGCTATTAAAGCAACAAGTGATGATAAGTTCTGTGTATCTTGTCATAGCTGGATGGATCCAATGGGTGAATCATACTCTCATGATACACATGGTGGGAACAATCCTCATGGAATAAAAACTAAATGTGTATCTTGCCATCTACCACATGATAGTTTGGCAAATTATCTATTTAAAAAAGGAGTAAATGGGATAGTAGAAGTAACATCAGTAATAATAAACGATCCAAAAGAGATGGATTGGCAAGCTCATAGAGAAAAAAGAGAATCATATGTTTTTGACAGTGGTTGTCTAAGTTGCCATAGTAATATTGAAAAAACACAGAGTCAAAGTCAAGCAGCATCTAGAATGCACACTTTATATACTAAATATAAAGATGCGGACAAAGACCCTTTAAAATGTGCTAGTTGCCACAAAAATGTGGGACATAAAAAGCTAAGTAAAATTTTATATGATAGAACTCATGAGCCAGTTGGTGAATGGGAAGATGATATAAAATAG
- a CDS encoding HAL/PAL/TAL family ammonia-lyase, translating into MSKSMLIKTSLIAFGMINAFAAPVVLDGKHMSSDKISQVAKGESIKITSEAMKRVQTSHNVLIEAAESGHKIYGLTVGVGLNKDKKMVNANGKLSQALIDASSKFNKGLIHAHCGGVGEDIPVKEARAILVTRLNNMLFGGTGVQTKVVNMYKTFLNKNIIPTMPSQGSMGEADITILGHIGLAMIGEGHVYYKGKKMPTKEAFEKAGVKKISLFGKDALSIISSNAYSGALAGLALDEMKQLANISKYVYALSLEALNGNIAPMHTETQKLRPFPGYVGAAKKINKILEGSYLWEKDTTRALQDPLSYRDGAYILGTLDTSINKLDNLMKIQWNTSDDNPGVAIGAVSKSDRYQEKKVYVNGKDFKGAVVPTANFEPMPWVVEFEANAIVLAHNSLASAQRSNKLLKPQFTKLSRFLGTKNTVHAFGAMQKPFVSLAAKNQALANPISLNYLPVAGDIEDIATNAPEVLKRVRKQIDNLYHIYGMELLIASQAIDLRLQKNPNLKLSAETEKMYKEFRKVVDFLEYDRPLTDDFRNAAKFLKEYK; encoded by the coding sequence ATGTCTAAATCAATGTTAATAAAAACAAGTTTAATCGCCTTTGGGATGATTAATGCATTTGCAGCACCAGTAGTTCTTGATGGAAAACACATGTCAAGTGACAAAATTTCACAAGTAGCTAAAGGTGAAAGTATCAAAATCACTAGTGAAGCCATGAAAAGAGTACAAACTTCACATAATGTTTTAATTGAAGCAGCAGAAAGTGGCCATAAAATTTATGGTCTAACTGTTGGAGTTGGACTAAATAAAGATAAAAAAATGGTAAATGCTAATGGTAAATTAAGCCAAGCACTTATTGATGCTTCAAGCAAATTTAACAAAGGATTGATTCATGCTCATTGTGGAGGTGTTGGAGAAGACATTCCAGTAAAAGAAGCAAGAGCTATTTTAGTTACAAGATTAAACAATATGCTATTTGGTGGAACTGGGGTACAAACAAAAGTTGTAAATATGTATAAAACATTTTTAAACAAAAATATTATTCCAACTATGCCATCACAAGGCTCTATGGGTGAAGCTGATATTACAATTTTAGGACACATTGGTCTTGCTATGATTGGTGAGGGTCATGTTTATTATAAAGGTAAAAAAATGCCTACTAAAGAGGCATTTGAAAAAGCTGGTGTTAAAAAAATCTCTTTATTTGGTAAAGATGCATTATCAATTATTAGTTCAAACGCATATTCAGGTGCTTTAGCAGGACTAGCACTTGATGAAATGAAACAATTAGCTAATATTTCTAAATATGTTTATGCTTTAAGTTTAGAAGCATTAAATGGAAATATTGCTCCAATGCATACTGAAACTCAAAAATTAAGACCATTTCCTGGATATGTAGGAGCTGCTAAAAAAATTAATAAAATTTTAGAGGGTAGTTACCTTTGGGAAAAAGATACAACTAGAGCTTTACAAGATCCATTAAGTTATAGAGATGGAGCATATATTCTAGGAACATTAGATACTTCAATTAATAAATTAGATAATTTAATGAAAATTCAATGGAATACATCTGATGACAATCCAGGTGTTGCAATAGGTGCTGTATCAAAATCAGATAGATATCAAGAGAAAAAAGTATATGTAAATGGAAAAGACTTTAAAGGTGCTGTTGTTCCAACTGCAAACTTTGAGCCTATGCCATGGGTAGTTGAATTTGAAGCAAATGCTATTGTATTAGCACATAACTCTTTAGCATCAGCACAAAGATCAAATAAACTATTAAAACCTCAATTTACAAAATTATCAAGATTTTTAGGTACAAAAAATACTGTACATGCATTTGGTGCAATGCAAAAACCATTTGTATCTTTAGCAGCTAAAAACCAAGCTTTAGCTAACCCTATTTCTTTAAACTACTTACCAGTTGCAGGTGATATTGAAGATATTGCAACTAATGCTCCTGAAGTATTAAAAAGAGTTAGAAAACAAATTGACAACTTATATCATATCTATGGTATGGAGTTATTAATTGCATCTCAAGCGATTGATTTAAGATTACAAAAAAATCCTAACTTAAAACTATCAGCAGAGACAGAAAAAATGTATAAAGAGTTTAGAAAAGTTGTAGATTTCTTAGAGTATGACAGACCTTTAACTGATGACTTTAGAAATGCAGCTAAATTCTTAAAAGAGTACAAATAA